Proteins from a single region of Trichoderma asperellum chromosome 3, complete sequence:
- a CDS encoding uncharacterized protein (antiSMASH:Cluster_3.6) has translation MSAPSFEDLEQPRGEPAPELLDGRIWVDGCWDFFHHGHAGAMVQARQLGDELYVGVHSDESILANKGPTVMNLDERLAATDACRWVTKSVGHAPYVTQLPYISHYGCRYVVHGDDITSDSDGNDCYRFVKEAGRFKVVKRSPGISTTDLVGRMLLCTRTHFIKSLKKVLAGEEGVGTAEERKIQSEAMLDRIKLYATDETAKNPGVDVWFWHSATPEKSGSSEGVRGSYESFLEGAGKKPGQRVVYVDGGFDLFSSGHIAFLCKVLEEEDKLAREAGWFSAEATEKRKQANGGKDYGPAYVVAGVHEDRVINEWKGVNYPIMNIYERGLCVLQCKYINATVFGAPFTPTESYLTDLPWGVPDAVYHGPTAFMPLTYDPYTAPKAMGIYRQIGEHTFSHVNAGEIVQRIMKSRDMYEARQRAKGVKAEVEAAARARELLEEEQRKKEAERGVMSN, from the exons ATGAGCGCACCGAGCTTCGAAGATCTCGAACAGCCTCGAGGAGAGCCCGCGCCGGAGCTTCTCGACGGTCGCATCTGGGTGGATGGCTGCTGGGATTTTTTCCATCATG GCCATGCCGGAGCAATGGTTCAAGCTAGACAGCTCGGCGATGAGCTATACGTCGGTGTCCACTCGGACGAATCGATCCTCGCTAACAAGGGCCCTACCGTCATGAATCTCGACGAGCG GCTCGCAGCTACAGATGCTTGTCGTTGGGTTACCAAATCGGTTGGCCATGCGCCCTACGTGACGCAGCTGCCCTACATCTCGCACTATGGCTGCAGATACGTTGTTCACGGCGACGACATTACTTCTGACAGCGATGGAAATGACTGTTACCGCTTCGTCAAGGAGGCTGGGCGGTTCAAAGTAGTCAAGCGATCTCCCGGAATCTCTACCACAGACCTCGTCGGACGCATGTTGCTATGCACTAGGACGCATTTCATCAAATCGCTAAAGAAGGTGCtggctggagaagagggtgtAGGCACGGCGGAGGAGCGCAAGATCCAGTCCGAGGCCATGTTGGACAGAATTAAGCTATACGCGACGGATGAGACTGCCAAGAACCCCGGTGTCGATGTCTGGTTCTGGCATTCCGCAACGCCCGAGAAATCGGGTTCCAGCGAGGGGGTACGCGGATCCTATGAGAGCTTCCTTGAGGGAGCGGGTAAGAAGCCTGGCCAGCGCGTGGTATATGTTGATGGCGGTTTCGATCTCTTTTCCAGCGGCCATATTGCGTTTCTGTGTAAGGTActagaagaggaagacaagcTTGCGCGCGAGGCCGGCTGGTTTTCTGCAGAGGCCacggagaagagaaagcaggcAAACGGTGGAAAAGACTACGGCCCAGCATATGTCGTGGCGGGCGTCCACGAAGACAGGGTGATTAATGAGTGGAAGGGGGTCAACTACCCGATTATGAATATCTACGAGCGAGGACTCTGCGTTCTCCAATGCAAG TATATCAATGCGACCGTTTTCGGGGCTCCCTTTACACCAACCGAGAGCTACCTCACGGATTTGCCGTGGGGTGTTCCCGACGCAGTCTATCATGGACCAACAGCATTCATGCCCTTGACATATGATCCGTACACGGCGCCGAAAGCGATGGGAATATACCGCCAGATTGGCGAGCACACGTTCTCTCACGTCAATGCGGGTGAAATCGTACAGCGAATCATGAAGAGCCGTGACATGTACGAGGCGCGACAACGGGCCAAGGGCGTCAAGGCTGAAGTGGAAGCGGCAGCGAGGGCCCGAGAGctgttggaggaggagcagcgcaAGAAGGAGGCAGAGCGAGGAGTCATGTCCAACTGA
- a CDS encoding uncharacterized protein (antiSMASH:Cluster_3.6) gives MVQARQLGDELYVGVHSDESILANKGPTVMNLDERLAATDACRWVTKSVGHAPYVTQLPYISHYGCRYVVHGDDITSDSDGNDCYRFVKEAGRFKVVKRSPGISTTDLVGRMLLCTRTHFIKSLKKVLAGEEGVGTAEERKIQSEAMLDRIKLYATDETAKNPGVDVWFWHSATPEKSGSSEGVRGSYESFLEGAGKKPGQRVVYVDGGFDLFSSGHIAFLCKVLEEEDKLAREAGWFSAEATEKRKQANGGKDYGPAYVVAGVHEDRVINEWKGVNYPIMNIYERGLCVLQCKYINATVFGAPFTPTESYLTDLPWGVPDAVYHGPTAFMPLTYDPYTAPKAMGIYRQIGEHTFSHVNAGEIVQRIMKSRDMYEARQRAKGVKAEVEAAARARELLEEEQRKKEAERGVMSN, from the exons ATGGTTCAAGCTAGACAGCTCGGCGATGAGCTATACGTCGGTGTCCACTCGGACGAATCGATCCTCGCTAACAAGGGCCCTACCGTCATGAATCTCGACGAGCG GCTCGCAGCTACAGATGCTTGTCGTTGGGTTACCAAATCGGTTGGCCATGCGCCCTACGTGACGCAGCTGCCCTACATCTCGCACTATGGCTGCAGATACGTTGTTCACGGCGACGACATTACTTCTGACAGCGATGGAAATGACTGTTACCGCTTCGTCAAGGAGGCTGGGCGGTTCAAAGTAGTCAAGCGATCTCCCGGAATCTCTACCACAGACCTCGTCGGACGCATGTTGCTATGCACTAGGACGCATTTCATCAAATCGCTAAAGAAGGTGCtggctggagaagagggtgtAGGCACGGCGGAGGAGCGCAAGATCCAGTCCGAGGCCATGTTGGACAGAATTAAGCTATACGCGACGGATGAGACTGCCAAGAACCCCGGTGTCGATGTCTGGTTCTGGCATTCCGCAACGCCCGAGAAATCGGGTTCCAGCGAGGGGGTACGCGGATCCTATGAGAGCTTCCTTGAGGGAGCGGGTAAGAAGCCTGGCCAGCGCGTGGTATATGTTGATGGCGGTTTCGATCTCTTTTCCAGCGGCCATATTGCGTTTCTGTGTAAGGTActagaagaggaagacaagcTTGCGCGCGAGGCCGGCTGGTTTTCTGCAGAGGCCacggagaagagaaagcaggcAAACGGTGGAAAAGACTACGGCCCAGCATATGTCGTGGCGGGCGTCCACGAAGACAGGGTGATTAATGAGTGGAAGGGGGTCAACTACCCGATTATGAATATCTACGAGCGAGGACTCTGCGTTCTCCAATGCAAG TATATCAATGCGACCGTTTTCGGGGCTCCCTTTACACCAACCGAGAGCTACCTCACGGATTTGCCGTGGGGTGTTCCCGACGCAGTCTATCATGGACCAACAGCATTCATGCCCTTGACATATGATCCGTACACGGCGCCGAAAGCGATGGGAATATACCGCCAGATTGGCGAGCACACGTTCTCTCACGTCAATGCGGGTGAAATCGTACAGCGAATCATGAAGAGCCGTGACATGTACGAGGCGCGACAACGGGCCAAGGGCGTCAAGGCTGAAGTGGAAGCGGCAGCGAGGGCCCGAGAGctgttggaggaggagcagcgcaAGAAGGAGGCAGAGCGAGGAGTCATGTCCAACTGA
- a CDS encoding uncharacterized protein (SECRETED:SignalP(1-18)~EggNog:ENOG41~antiSMASH:Cluster_3.6), protein MKSSLLSAVLALVPTAIAWKEVSSCDDIKYTSVTGFFLQDDPNTNPSTFDYANQNFGLINRTYPTDAKFDPHHKKTQWQRFANYVDSLNDECKKDRKTTYKVLFMGRHGEGWHNAAETFYGTPAWNCYWAELDGNGTATWADAQLTANGIAQASKANAYYKSRFEQEKLPYFQSYYSSPLKRCIQTANVTFATLNLPHSHPFKPTIKELFRESISIHTCDRRSTKTQIHAFAPHFLFEEGFSEDDLLWRGNEDEGETSAHQVARSKTVMDDVFSHDDNTWISITSHSGEIGSILTALNHQAFSLNTGQIIPVLVKAELVQHTVEPTTTYAGFTTEPTCKSPPLTSISGQGCVCATATTTFTTAKATLKGEL, encoded by the exons ATGAAGTCCTCTCTGCTGTCGGCTGTCCTGGCGCTTGTCCCCACCGCCATTGCCTGGAAAGAAGTCTCCAGCTGCGACGACATCAAGTACACTTCAGTTACGGGCTTCTTCCTACAGGACGACCCCAATACCAATCCCAGCACCTTTGACTAT GCCAACCAGAACTTTGGCCTCATCAACAGGACGTATCCTACTGATGCCAAGTTCGACCCTCATCACAAGAAGACTCAATGGCAGCGCTTTGCCAATTATGTCGACTCGTTGAATGACGAGTGCAAGAAGGACAGGAAGACCACTTACAAGGTGCTCTTCATGGGTCGCCACGGTGAGGGATGGCACAACGCCGCCGAGACCTTCTACGGCACTCCTGCTTGGAAC TGCTATTGGGCTGAATTGGATGGCAACGGCACTGCCACCTGGGCTGATGCTCAGTTGACCGCCAACGGTATTGCGCAAGCCAGCAAGGCCAATGCCTACTACAAGTCACGCTTCGAACAAGAGAAGCTGCCTTACTTTCAGTCCTACTACAGCTCGCCTCTCAAGCGATGCATTCAGACGGCCAATGTTACCTTTGCCACCCTCAACCTGCCTCACTCGCACCCCTTCAAGCCCACTATCAAGGAGCTCTTCCGTGagagcatcagcatccaCACCTGCGACCGCCGCTCTACCAAGACTCAGATCCACGCATTCGCGCCTCATTTCCTGTTTGAGGAGGGCTTTTCGGAGGACGACCTGCTGTGGCGAGGTAACGAGGACGAGGGCGAGACCTCTGCCCATCAGGTCGCACGTAGCAAGACCGTAATGGACGATGTCTTTTCTCACGATGACAACACCTGGATCAGCATCACCAGCCACTCTGGTGAGATTGGCAGCATTCTGACTGCGCTAAACCACCAAGCTTTCAGCCTCAACACCGGCCAGATCATTCCTGTCCTTGTCAAGGCCGAGTTAGTTCAGCACACTGTAGAACCCACCACCACCTACGCTGGTTTCACCACCGAACCGACTTGCAAGTCCCCTCCTTTGACTAGTATCTCCGGCCAGGGCTGTGTTTGTGCCACCGCTACCACTACCTTTACCACGGCAAAGGCTACGTTGAAGGGCGAACTTTGA
- the XYN2 gene encoding Endo-1,4-beta-xylanase 2 (CAZy:GH11~SECRETED:SignalP(1-19)) — protein MVSFTSLLAGFVAVTGVLSAPTENVEVVDVEKRQTIGPGTGFNNGYYYSYWNDGHSGVTYTNGAGGSFSVNWANSGNFVGGKGWNPGSSSRVINFSGSYNPNGNSYLSVYGWSKNPLIEYYIVENFGTYNPSTGTTKLGEVTSDGSVYDIYRTQRVNQPSIIGTATFYQYWSVRRNHRSSGSVTVANHFNAWRNLGLTLGTLDYQIIAVEGYFSSGNANINVS, from the exons ATGGTCTCCTTCACATCTCTCCTCGCCGGCTTCGTCGCTGTTACCGGAGTTCTGTCCGCTCCCACTGAGAACGTGGAGGTCGTGGACGTGGAGAAGCGCCAGACGATTGGCCCCGGCACTGGCTTCAACAACGGCTACTACTACTCGTACTGGAACGATGGCCATTCCGGCGTGACATACACCAACGGTGCTGGCGGCTCATTCAGCGTCAACTGGGCAAACTCGGGCAACTTTGTCGGAGGCAAGGGATGGAACCccggcagcagctccag GGTCATCAACTTCTCTGGCAGCTACAACCCCAACGGCAATAGCTACCTCTCAGTCTATGGCTGGTCAAAGAACCCTCTCATCGAGTACTACATCGTTGAGAACTTTGGAACCTACAACCCATCGACCGGCACCACCAAGCTGGGCGAGGTGACCTCTGACGGCAGCGTCTACGACATCTACCGCACGCAGCGAGTCAACCAGCCTTCCATCATCGGAACCGCCACCTTTTACCAGTACTGGTCTGTCCGCCGCAACCACCGCTCCAGCGGCTCGGTCACGGTTGCGAACCACTTCAACGCGTGGCGCAACCTGGGCTTGACCCTGGGAACCTTGGACTACCAGATCATTGCCGTGGAGGGCTACTTTAGCTCTGGTAACGCCAACATTAACGTTAGCTAA
- a CDS encoding uncharacterized protein (SECRETED:SignalP(1-18)~EggNog:ENOG41), producing MRISSTLSAALVASPALAAPTAEAASSTAKVVYANSGHIYLASYDGFKFTTTVNSSFKNTDPSWLAFVQPNSLYAVNDIASNTYLYNIDVNGNTIKQVTNKQGSGGVVHLETNKAGTRMLGAGYGSGKIDVWNIENGGLSLIKSISSPGPLGPDPDRQDAPHPHQTVNDPTGRYFFANDLGTDSILVIDSQDDAFNIANRMSVVPAGSGPRHGVFYPFGAAKATHYFLLCEMGNVVISYKLNYTDNGKGIEFTTTQVLNTFGPNSQKPAGAGAGELVLSPDNKDLYLSNRLTGQATDNIAHIKLIDNGANNVQLLWINSVSSGGTGPRMFSISNDGNSLFVTNQDGALGVAAISRNAADGSLDTNFHGTISNSAFGGQGPQYIKQIQ from the coding sequence ATGAGAATTTCATCCACCCTCTCCGCGGCTCTCGTCGCCTCTCCAGCCCTTGCGGCTCCCACCGCCGAGGCAGCCTCATCCACCGCCAAAGTCGTCTACGCCAACTCTGGCCACATCTACCTCGCCTCCTACGACGGCTTCAAGTTCACAACAACTGTCAACTCCTCCTTCAAGAATACCGACCCCTCCTGGCTGGCCTTTGTCCAGCCCAACAGCCTCTATGCCGTCAACGACATCGCCTCAAACACCTACCTCTATAACATCGATGTCAACGGAAATACCATCAAGCAGGTAACCAACAAGCAAGGCTCCGGCGGCGTCGTCCACCTCGAGACTAATAAGGCTGGGACTCGTATGCTTGGTGCCGGCTACGGCTCTGGTAAGATTGACGTCTGGAACATTGAAAACGGCGGGTTATCCCTCATCAAGAGCATCTCGTCCCCTGGGCCCCTCGGCCCTGATCCCGATCGCCAGGATGCGCCTCACCCGCATCAGACCGTCAACGATCCCACCGGCCGCTACTTCTTCGCCAACGACCTCGGCACCGACTCTATCCTCGTCATAGACTCCCAGGACGACGCCTTCAACATTGCCAACCGCATGTCTGTCGTGCCCGCTGGCTCTGGTCCTCGTCACGGCGTCTTTTACCCTTTCGGTGCTGCCAAGGCAACTCACTACTTCCTGCTCTGCGAGATGGGCAACGTCGTCATCTCGTACAAGCTCAACTACACCGACAACGGCAAGGGTATTGAATTCACTACCACGCAGGTGCTTAACACTTTTGGCCCCAATAGCCAGAAGCCAGCGGGCGCGGGCGCCGGCGAGCTTGTCCTATCTCCTGACAACAAGGACCTGTACCTCTCCAATCGCTTGACCGGCCAGGCTACCGACAACATTGCCCATATCAAGCTCATTGACAACGGTGCCAACAATGTGCAGCTCCTTTGGATCAACTCGGTGTCCTCGGGTGGCACTGGACCTAGAATGTTCAGCATTAGCAACGACGGCAACTCCCTGTTTGTAACCAACCAAGATGGTGCTCTCGGTGTGGCAGCCATTTCTCGCAACGCCGCGGATGGTTCGCTCGACACTAATTTCCATGGCACCATCAGCAACAGTGCGTTTGGTGGCCAGGGTCCCCAGTATATCAAACAGATTCAGTAA
- the ARF6 gene encoding ADP-ribosylation factor, Arf Arf6, which translates to MGGQLSKVMSKIFGSKEMRLLMLGLDAAGKTTILYKLKLGQDVTTIPTVGFNVETVTYKNVKFNVWDVGGQDKIRPLWRHYFSGTQGLIFVIDSSDRTRMDEARQELHRIINDREMKDSLLLVFANKQDLKEAMSPQEVTDALQLSKLKDKVWYVVPSCATSGEGLLEGLAWLSNNVKAPAAPVKK; encoded by the exons ATGGGTGGCCAGCTTTCCAAGGTTATGAGCAAGATCTTCGGATCAAAGGAGATgcggctgctgatgctgggtCTCGACGCTGCCGGTAAAACAACAATCCTgtacaagctcaagctcggCCAGGACGTCACCACCATTCCCACCGTCGGCTTCAACGTCGAGACGGTCACCTACAAGAACGTCAAGTTCAACGTTTGGGATGTTGGTGGCCAGGACAAGATTCGTCCTCTGTGGAGACATTACTTCAGCG GCACCCAGGgtctcatcttcgtcatcgacTCTTCTGACCGCACCCGCATGGACGAGGCCCGACAGGAGCTGCATCGCATCATCAACGACCGAGAGATGAAGGACAGCCTGCTTCTGGTATTTGCCAACAAGCAGGATCTCAAAGAGG CAATGTCACCCCAAGAAGTCACCGACGCTCTCCAGCTCTCCAAgctcaaggacaaggtcTGGTATGTCGTGCCCAGCTGTGCCACCAGTGGTGAAGGTCTGCTGGAAGGTCTGGCCTGGCTCTCCAACAACGTCAAGGCCCCTGCCGCTCCCGTCAAGAAATAA
- the SSN3 gene encoding cyclin-dependent protein kinase: protein MNPTNPSTAASGPGSGKTASFMNARAYQTVKRSVMATFEDGRDQSAGYQPKARVTERYRIIGFISSGTYGRVYKAVSRTSNPEGIAVVRTSSGLTPTSSSGPAPIEVAIKKFKPDKEGEQVSYTGISQSAIREMSLCSELRHANVIRLVEIILEDKCIFMVFEYAEHDLLQIIHHHTQQPRHPIPPATVKSIMFQLLNGCQYLHTNWVLHRDLKPANIMVTSGGEVKIGDLGLARRFDKPLHSLFSGDKVVVTIWYRAPELILGSYHYTPAIDMWAVGCIFAELLSLRPIFKGEEAKMDSKKTVPFQRNQMHKIAEIVGLPTKERWPLLPAMPEYSQLSTLSTMQHSTHSHHHHHQNAPNRGYPLSSNLEKWYYNTINNNSGAGSAASGPNGQPALQSLGAEGYKLLAGLLEYDPEKRLTAAQALQYEFFSSGDRVSSNCFEGIKVEYPHRRVSQDDNDIRTSSLPGTKRSGLPDDTLLRPAKRMKE, encoded by the exons ATGAATCCGACAAATCCGTCCACGGCGGCATCCGGGCCTGGATCCGGCAAAACTGCTAGCTTTATGAATGCAAGGGCCTACCAGACGGTAAAACGCAGCGTCATGGCGACTTTTGAAG ATGGTCGCGATCAGTCGGCTGGCTACCAGCCCAAGGCGCGTGTGACGGAACGATACCGTATTATTGGCTTCATCAGCAGTGGCACGTACGGACGTGTTTATAAAGCCGTGAGCAGGACCAGCAACCCGGAGGGCATCGCCGTTGTCCGGACATCCAGCGGCCTCACGCCAACCTCCAGCTCAGGGCCGGCCCCTATCGAGGTAGCCATCAAGAAGTTCAAGCCAGACAAGGAAGGCGAGCAGGTCAGTTATACGGGTATTTCACAGAGTGCTATCCGTGAGATGAGCCTCTGTAGCGAACTACGACACGCAAATGTCATCCGTCTGGTGGAGATCATTCTCGAAGACAAGTGTATCTTCATGGTCTTCGAGTATGCCGAGCACGACCTTTTGCAGATCATCCACCATCACACGCAACAGCCACGCCACCCCATACCGCCAGCCACGGTCAAGAGCATCATGTTCCAGCTCCTCAACGGCTGCCAGTATCTGCACACCAACTGGGTTTTGCATCGTGATCTCAAGCCTGCCAACATCATGGTCACGTCCGGTGGAGAGGTAAAGATCGGTGATTTGGGCCTGGCCCGTCGCTTCGACAAACCATTGCACTCTCTTTTCAGCGGCGATAAGGTCGTTGTGACCATATGGTACCGTGCACCCGAGCTGATACTTGGGTCGTACCATTACACTCCAGCCATCGATATGTGGGCTGTGGGATGCATCTTCGCGGAGCTTTTGTCCCTGCGCCCGATCTTCAAGGGAGAGGAGGCCAAAATGGATAGTAAAAAGACGGTCCCCTTTCAGAGAAATCAGATGCACAAAATTGCCGAGATCGTAGGCCTACCGACAAAAGAACGGTGGCCCCTGCTTCCAGCGATGCCTGAGTATAGCCAGCTTAGCACGCTCTCGACGATGCAGCACAGCACCCacagccatcaccaccaccaccaaaacGCCCCTAACCGCGGCTATCCACTCAGCTCCAACCTCGAGAAGTGGTACTacaacaccatcaacaacaacTCCGGTGCTGGTTCTGCCGCATCAGGTCCCAACGGCCAGCCCGCACTCCAGTCTCTCGGCGCAGAAGGATACAAGCTCCTCGCAGGTCTCCTCGAATACGATCCGGAAAAGCGCCTCACCGCCGCACAGGCTTTACAGTACGAGTTCTTCAGCTCGGGAGACCGCGTCAGCTCAAACTGCTTCGAGGGCATCAAGGTCGAGTACCCTCACCGCCGTGTCAGCCAGGACGACAACGACATCCGAACCAGCAGTCTCCCGGGGACGAAACGCAGCGGCCTTCCAGACGATACGCTCCTCAGGCCAGCTAAGCGTATGAAAGAATGA
- the ARP2 gene encoding Arp2/3 complex subunit, actin nucleation center (BUSCO:EOG092D29XW), with amino-acid sequence MVPPIVLDGGTGFLKVGYAAQNFPEHQYPSIVGRPILRSEERTDNDVVIKDIMCGDDAAAARTMLQISYPMENGIVKNWEDMQHLWDYTFSEKLQINPQGEKILLTEPPMNPLKNREKMCEVMFERYGFGGVYVAIQAVLALYAQGLSSGVVVDSGDGVTHIVPVYESVVLNHLTKRLDVAGRDVTRNLIKLLLRRGYALNRTADFETVRQIKEKLCYVSYDLELDKRLSEDTTVLVEDYTLPDGRVIRVGSERFEAPECLFQPHLVDNESPGLGEFLFNTIQSADVDIRASLFKAIVLSGGSSMYPGLPSRLEKELKQLWLTRALQGNPERLSKFKVRIEDPPRRRHMVFLGGAVLANIMAENESMWVTKAEWEEQGVRALEKLGPR; translated from the exons ATGGTCCCTCCCATCG TTCTCGACGGCGGTACCGGATTCCTCAAGGTCGGATATGCCGCCCAAAACTTCCCCGAGCACCAGTATCCGTCGATTGTCGGTCGGCCGATCCTCCGATCCGAAGAGCGGACAGACAACGATGTGGTCATCAAGGACATCATGTGCGGTGACGAcgcggcggcggctcggACGATGCTGCAGATCAGCTATCCCATGGAGAACGGAATTGTCAAGAATTGGGAGGACATGCAGCATCTCTGGGACTACACCTTTTCCGAGAAGCTCCAGATCAACCCGCAGGGCGAGAAGATCCTGCTTACCGAGCCGCCGATGAATCCCCTAAAGAACAGAGAGAAGATGTGCGAGGTCATGTTTGAAAGATACGGGTTTGGCGGAGTCTACGTTGCCATCCAGGCCGTGCTGGCACTATATGCACAAG GTCTGAGCTCTGGTGTTGTTGTCGATTCTGGTGACGGTGTCACGCACATTGTTCCCGTCTACGAATCCGTCGTGCTAAACCACCTTACCAAGCGGTTGGATGTCGCTGGTCGAGATGTCACCCGCAACCTAATCAAGCTGCTCCTGCGCCGAGGATACGCCCTCAACAGAACCGCCGACTTCGAGACAGTCCGCCAAATCAAGGAGAAGCTATGCTACGTCTCGTACGACCTCGAGCTTGACAAGCGCCTGAGCGAAGACACAACAGTGCTGGTGGAGGACTACACCCTCCCCGACGGCCGAGTCATCCGCGTGGGAAGTGAGCGGTTCGAGGCACCCGAGTGTCTGTTCCAGCCTCACCTTGTGGACAATGAGTCTCCGGGTCTGGGCGAGTTCCTGTTCAACACCATCCAGTCGGCTGATGTGGACATCCGAGCATCGCTCTTCAAGGCAATTGTGCTGTCTGGAGGCAGCAGCATGTACCCTGGTCTCCCGTCACGACTGGAGAAGGAGCTGAAGCAGCTGTGGCTGACGCGAGCGCTCCAGGGCAACCCTGAGCGTCTGAGCAAGTTCAAGGTGCGCATTGAGGATCCTCCCCGGAGAAGACACATGGTGTTCCTGGGAGGCGCTGTTCTGGCCAACATCATGGCTGAGAACGAGAGCATGTGGGTGACCAAGGCGGAGTGGGAGGAGCAAGGCGTGCGAGCCCTGGAGAAGCTTGGGCCACGATGA
- a CDS encoding uncharacterized protein (EggNog:ENOG41), which yields MSLSSSSSINILLLNPNSSLAMTKTMESAANTIAALNPSISIRTYTAPEQAPASIDNDEGIKASVEAVTNDSGLMSCLRSTPFDAVLVACFSVHPLVKQLAYSLKPVPVTGIFEASILTGLSLVPTAEADGVHEQLKWGIVTTGAFWETHLASGVAAFLGSSSSPSSFSDPRFAGVFSTGLNAGDFHTISQDQINVRLREATKRLLSSGNITCVVMGCGGMGGLQDMIRAIIIEEYGQERAKDVCIVDGVQAAVLQLQQTVLSRRVFGVVE from the exons ATGtctctctccagctcttccagcatcaacatcctGCTCCTCAACCCCAACTCCTCTCTCGCCATGACCAAGACCATGGAATCAGCCGCCAACACAATAGCAGCTCTCAACCCA TCTATATCCATCCGCACATACACAGCCCCCGAGCAAGCTCCAGCGAGCATCGACAACGATGAGGGCATAAAAGCCAGTGTTGAAGCCGTCACCAACGACTCGGGGCTCATGTCTTGTCTTCGCTCCACGCCATTCGATGCTGTGCTCGTTGCGTGCTTCAGTGTTCATCCCCTGGTCAAGCAATTGGCATATTCCTTGAAGCCTGTTCCCGTAACTGGCATTTTCGAAGCCAGTATCCTGACTGGATTGTCTCTCGTACCTACGGCTGAAGCTGACGGCGTGCACGAACAGCTGAAATGGGGCATTGTAACCACTGGGGCATTCTGGGAGACACATCTTGCCAGTGGCGTGGCCGCCTTTCTAGgctcttcctcatcgcctTCAAGCTTCAGTGACCCCAGATTCGCCGGCGTGTTTTCCACAGGCCTTAATGCAGGGGACTTCCACACCATCTCGCAAGATCAAATCAACGTGCGTCTCAGAGAGGCAACCAAGCGGCTGCTCTCGTCTGGAAACATCACCTGTGTCGTCATGGGCTGTGGTGGCATGGGGGGCCTGCAAGACATGATTcgtgccatcatcatcgaggAATACGGCCAGGAGAGGGCCAAAGACGTATGCATAGTGGATGGAGTGCAAGCTGCTGTGCTACAGCTGCAACAAACGGTGCTGAGCCGGCGAGTCTTTGGCGTCGTCGAATAG